The following is a genomic window from Bacteroidota bacterium.
TTACCTAAAGAATCTATTGTCCCAAATGTTGCATGTTTACTTAAATCAATCAGGAATAATCTATCTGCACTACTAAACAAATGGAGAGAAAATTTAATATTATGGGTAATTAGCTTTTTCTTGCGAATTAAATAATTAGATGGACATGTTATAATTTCTTGATTGTACAAGAGAATGTTTTGGGTAACATTCATAGTAGCTCCCACAAGTTTAATCGGGCTAGAAATCATGTTGTCTTTTTCATCGATTTTTATAATCTCACTAGAACACACATCTATATTAGGGTTTTCTTCGAAATAGATAATTCGGTGTGATATAAAATCTTTGTCAAGGATGTCATCAGAATCAAGAAATAAAATAAAATCTCCATTTGATAACTCAAGCCCTTGGTTTCTGGAATCAGATACTCCTGAATTGGGTTTGGAGTATAACACAATTCTTGGGTCATTTATTTTTTTTGCTTCATTTATTGAGCTATCGGTTGCACCATCTATTATAACAATAACTTCGATGTTTCGATAACTTTGATTTATAGCAGATGCTAACGTTTGGTAAATGTATTTTTCCGAATTATAGCAAGGAATAATAATTGATACTAAAGGAGATGAAAGTGTTTGCATTCTTACTTTATGATTTCATGCACTTAATGAAAAATGTTTTACAATTTTCTACTTCCATT
Proteins encoded in this region:
- a CDS encoding glycosyltransferase family 2 protein — encoded protein: MQTLSSPLVSIIIPCYNSEKYIYQTLASAINQSYRNIEVIVIIDGATDSSINEAKKINDPRIVLYSKPNSGVSDSRNQGLELSNGDFILFLDSDDILDKDFISHRIIYFEENPNIDVCSSEIIKIDEKDNMISSPIKLVGATMNVTQNILLYNQEIITCPSNYLIRKKKLITHNIKFSLHLFSSADRLFLIDLSKHATFGTIDSLGKLYYRVHPKSMSNFLTDSLIIDTLKFIKEVKKRISSKNFIHFNIFLFRSYFIIGGSYYRLNNIPKAIKYSFFALVINPYLFIKNFF